The DNA segment CAGCTTTCGTACAATTCACTGAAATTGAACACTCTTCCGATCAATTTCAACTCAACTTCATTTCAATTCACCGAAATTGATCACTCTTTCGATCAATTTCACTTCGAACTCATGGATTTTGTTCATCGTTTTCGTTTCAATTCAAGGTTACGGCAATCTACAATTGCGTGTTTTTTCTATAATCGAATTGGGAAAATTAGGGTTAACTCAAGACAGCGCAACAGTAATTGAAGGGCAACAAGCAATTTTAGACCAGAGCATTATTGCAGATTAGTATGACAACATTAGTTACTCAAATGGCGGAGATTAACAGCAAATTGGGTAATGATAGGGGTACAGGACACCAAGATCAACGGCCGTTCGCACGGTcggcttgatttcccaaaatttaATGGTGAGGAAGTTTAAGGATGGATTATTCATTACAACCATTTCTTTGTAGTAGACGACCCCTGAAAACGCTAAGGTTCATTAAGCTGTTATCAATTTCGAACTGATGTTTTAGGGCATTTGATTAGAACATGATAcaagttgattgatgtaaaacttatctcgaaatggtgctccaaacgacttaaattttaggcaaattggatttaaataatcccaactcactgttattggccaataataatcccaactcatttaatcaccaataataatccgaactattcacttttgtttgtaaaatactcccagttaaaaaaacactaacaaggttaaaaaattgctgatgtgggCCACATCACCTGCCACATCagttgccacgtcatcaaaaatgccACGTAGATAGCCACATCATGAAAAATGCCACATCAACTGCCACGTCAGcaaatttgctgatgtggcatgccacgtcacctgccacatcagcaattttttaacctagttagtgtttttttaactgggagtattttacaaacaaaagtgaatagttcggattattattggtgattaaatgagttgggattattattggccaataacagtgatttgagattatttaaatccaatttgcctaaatTTTAtcaattggaagtttaaacacccgaattgaagcaccgtttccGTCATTTGGaacaccgtttcgaggtaagttttacatcaatcaactcatATCCTCGAAATTCAGAAAAAATTTTTGTTAAATTTGTTTATATTGGAGATGTAGTGAGAAAAAAATACTTAAAGGGTGGGACTGCTAGTGGTAATATTCAAAGGTGATTATGCCATTGGCCAACCACCTCTTggtgagattattaaaatccaatttccTCTTTTTTTAATTGGTGCTCGTTTGTTTTTGTTTACGCTTATTCACTTATATTCAtgcgtgttcgttcgtttatgctTGTGAACCGTCTGTTATGTGTATTCTTTGATGTTATATAATCTCTCAAGAAAATAAATCTCATAATCGAAACATaaagtaacaaaaaaaaatctcATTAGACATATGTTTTATCTCTCGGATGGTTACATATAAAATGAAAAGTGAACATAATTAAAATTGTATTCTAGAGTTCAACATTTTTAGTTTCGGGAGATTTAAGAGGGAAATTACTATGCCCATACATGTTGCAAACCCCTTGGATACTCGTACCGCGCAGCATACGAACGTATCCCTTCTCGCCCCATCCTTCGCCCCACGAGTTCTTAACAATCCAGTACTTGGTTCCGTCAGGATCCTGATCGTATCCAACTATCAACATCGCGTGCATCAGCTCCATTCCACATGGTCCACTAAAAATTCCCTAAACACCATGAACTATTAAACAACATATCGATAACAAATGAATGATGCGTGATTGAAATGTTACCTCTTTGTAGAACATGAAACCGTCACCGCCAGGATCCATTTGAAAAGTTACAGGCTGATGTGCCACTGCTTTCAATAGCGCTTCTTCATCGTGTTCTGGCAAATACTCGGTTCCATCAACAGTTACCGAGTGATGACCATACTAGTTTCAAAACACAGATtgttagaatcaaatacaaatagCTTTTAACATGCGAATGATACAAAAAACTAAAGTACGTATGTTCAACTAGAAGAATTATTATTACGGTACAGTTTTAAAATAGCGTTAATATTACTCTAGTTCATCTGTTGTAGACTAATAAGTATTACACTTCAACAAAATGAACTATGGCATTTATTATTACGCATTTACGCAGTGTAATAATACTTATAGTGGTTCGAACATAATTGCTATGATTATTTGTAAAATTCGTACGTTAAAAGTTGTTTGTACTTGATATAACAAGCATTGTAATCTAGTTATCTACACTATATTCATTAGTTTTGTTTGTACCTTAGATGTATCGCATATTTCCCTTTTACCTACATAAGGGTAAAATTCATCTGTAGCTATACCTCCATGCTCTTTGACGAAAGTAAATACGCCACAGACCTGCCCTCCATCGCAATGGAAGGTTCTGTCGCTCGAATCACAATCAAGAAGTTGTTGTTCTGATAATGATAAGAGTTGACCTGTTCTGATGGCGTTTATTCCTTCAATTGCACCCACCGCAGCAAATGCGAAACAACTTCCTGTAAACTCCTCGACACCAAAGTTATTTGTAACTATGTGTGCTAAATATGGTTACAAAAATATAACATCATTGTTTTGAATATAGATAATTGTTTGTGTTATATAtggttaaaaaaatatatatataacattatCAATTTGAGTATAATTGTTTATGGTTACAAAAATATAACATTATTGAATATATAGATAATTGTTTGTGTTAAATATGGttacaaaaatatttgtttttgaaCAGCAATTTTTTAATCTCTGTTTTGGGACTTGAATCCAATACTTTCCCTTTCTAAACACATGTGTTTAAAGGCTTTGTCTTTGTCAATGGACCATCACCCCATTGGTTGATTAGAAGAATATAACGTTAGTGTTTTGAATATATAGATAATTGTTTGTGTTAAATATGGTTACAGGATCATATCATTACAAGGGTAATCTAAAGTTACTATTTTATGTATTAATTTCAATATAAATATGTAATTAACCAACCTTAGTTATAGAGACAAAGGGTGATGTTAAATTTACCCTCTTCTCTCACAAACTTGGGAGAGGGCCCACCCCAAAAGACTAACTTGTATGTAAATGAGACAAAACGTGTTACCGCACTGTCCTTGATTTTTCACAGGGGTGACAGCGTTATGTTCCCTCCAATCCATCCTCGGTGGAATAGCGTTTATATCGATGTCATTATAACTGGAACTCAAGTTGGTCTTACGAATCCCGTGAAGAGCAATGAAATGGCCACCCTTCGAGTCGGCATGGGTTTTCCTAAACTCATGGTGAGTCATGGTAGCAAACTCGTTTATTTGCAACTTGTATCCCAGGTTCATCTTGTTTTTCTTGTGAATATTTCGAACATTGTGCTTGAATACATTGAACCGTTGGGAGCTTCTATCGGTCACTTTGTGGTGTTCTCGCCACCTGTCGTACAACCCTTGGAATCCCTCCTCCGATTCGAGTTCTTGCTCATGGTAATTGAAGCTTTCCACAACTCCTAGTATCAAGACCAAAGAAAGtgaaaaaatgataaaaatgttGATCTTCATTTGGAGGAAAATGGTGTATGAAATGAGATTGTTATGATCCAAGTAGTACGCATTTAAAAGTGCTTATTCTTGCTTGTTTTTAGGATTTATATGTGGAGGTTTTTTTTATGGTGTGAAGGGAATGTATGGATGGATGGTTAAGCTGATTTGatgtaaaaactaactaaatttaAATAAAGGACACCTTGATACCTTTTGAAAAAGCAAATATTAAAAACTAAtgcatttatttataaaaataaacagTAAAAGTTGTGCATGCCACCAACTTTGCATAATGTATGTATACATAATTTGTTTACATATGCATTAATAAAAAAAGCAAGTAAAGTTACACCTATATAGGTTTAATACATTATGATTTTATAATTCCAATTATGTTAGTTATATAAAAGTTGTAACATTATCTTAACAACCTCAAAACAAAGTTAAatgattaaatatatattattattattcattttCGTCTTAACTATATGTATAttattcttcatcttcatcttaacTATATGCAAATGCAAATTCTCTTGACTTTTTTATTCAACTTTATTTTCTTGGAGGGTTTGGTTTGTATTCATGTAACAACTCAACTTTTTAGGTAATTTTTAGGAATATTTTGTTCTAATTTTTTTAAGAGAGAGTATGATGCCCTTACAAGGATTCAATAAGTTTACAAACTTTCGTTTAGGTTGGGTGGTGTGGGATAAAACCCTTAGGGTCATTGTCACGCCACATCCGCACCACATAAATGAGGGACTTTATCATTAACTTGTATGGTTTAAGATAACACTTTTGTACCTTTGTTCGTCAAACCAAGCGTCTCTAGATACGATAATAGTGTTAACCGATATGAGTATTGCCATGAACCTAATTAAGGTTTTGCTCTGTTGACCATAACGCAATAATATGCATCCAATACCTTTGTCGCCTAGTTTCCTTTTCTTAGATTCGCGATGTCGAAGTATTGTTCGAAAAACCCATACCCGAAGATAATGTAATGCTGGGGTCGTTCCATAATTCGTAAGAAATTTTGtccggtatgtagttttcgtatggaattttttttaggtatataagttttcgacccccggttttatatttttttgagttaattactattttcgtccctgtggtttgtcaaaaatcactatttcagtccattagtttaaaaattgtgatttcagtccctgtgctttcactttcgtaaccatttcagtccctgtggtttcactttcgtaaccatttcagtccatttattctgttagtacagggactgaaatggttacggtgtggattgaaatggttacaaaagtgaaaccacagggactgaaatcgtaatttttaaactaatggactaaaatagtgatttttgacaaaccacagggacgaaaacagtaattaactctattttttaggtatatatgttttcgaccacACGGTcaaaaatctcaagcttcgccactacaTATTAAGAATGTGTTTAATCTTATATATTTGGTCCAAAAAGGGATGTGAGTCGGTCtatttatttaaaacaaaaatattttggaactacaaatTTCTTACAggttacgtttttttttttttttttgcggcaTCTCACCTCGAAATTACTCCATAGGTTCCGTAATCTTTATTGTGTCAATCTTTTGGACTGGATAACGAGTGAAACTTAGAGATCATGGGCCTAAAAGCCTATGTATGTACTCATATAaactttttagaatttttagatTAGATTATCAAGTTTCACTATTTGGGACGATAGTTCTAATGTCACTTGTTGTAGTTAGATAATTATAATATTGATAAATATGAAAATTCGAATGTTAATTTATTTTGTCATGTTTATAAATCCTTTATCACAAGTTTTACCCCAAGTATTAACATGAAAATACGTTAACAAATTTCACATATCTACATTATTTTCATATATAGACAATTCACATCCAAAAAGACAAATGGGTCACTTCTCCTTAAAATTAGATACGAGGCGTGATTTAAAAGTGCATAGGTCTAATTTATATGTTTTAATACATCTATGATGATTCACAAGTAAGCAAGAATATTCAAGTATTTTAAACATGCCTTAAAGTAAGACAACTTTATGATATTTCGTTAACAAAATGATTAAACTTGAAAACAGTTATGTTGTTTTATATGCACTCATACATAGTTATATAATTTTATTGTCTGCAAGAACCCCTCATATATTAATGATTACAAATATTGTTCTATATTCAATAGTTATTATGATCATTGCATAAGACAACATTAGAAGTAAACTTTGTCAGATGGATTAGGTCCCATGCATAATGGAAATCATTAAGCCAACCAAGCAAATTAAACTAGGGCTAGTTATGAGTCACATAGGAAGACAAAGATCCAATCCAAGACCTAGGTGCATGTGACCCGAACAAACCAACCCGAATAAGACTGCTTATGTATTTCCATCAAGGATAATAACTCGAATATGGACACACGTAAATCCATGTAACTATAATACGACATATGTAGCACGTCTATTTAAAGGATCAAACAAGTTGGCAAGTCATAATGAACAACATTGAAATAAAACCTGCCGTAAATGTACATGttggattttaataattataaaccttttagtttttaattataatttttaaacaagttaatATATCTAGTGTTGGCTCACACGAATACGACTCATTTTTGTTCAATAACTCAATCCACTCACGCCATGGTATGTGTTAAATTTGATGTCACACTCCTATCAAATTACTTTATATCATACTCCTACCAAATTACTTGTAGGTATAATAGATAGCTATAAGTAATTGTTTTTTGTAGGGGTGTTCAACGCGCAGGTCAGGGATCCCgatttagttattattttctatatatGTTTTACACATGCTAGCGGTCATGTAAAAAACATTTGCATTTCAtctaatctatatctatatctatatctatatacttaataaagtaaaccattgggggacacatgtcaccccATGGTTTCACCTCAGATGAATTTCCCGCCTAAATGAAAGCAACTAAATGTATCACCGGAATTCTAATGGATAGTCCACAAATCTCATTTCCAACTTTCCAAATATACCTTATTTTACAACATATGCTTcaaaagaaaaccctaattccCTGTCGAACACGGCGATTAAGATCCCTCCAACACTTTCGATCAACAAACATCGGATTGAAAGACATTAAATCGTCGGTAATGTCTAGTATGTGCTTCAATTATTCTTCTTTGTTGTTACATTCGCCTAATTTCGTTAACGTTCTGATTTTTTTCGATTGTTCTTATTTTGTTAGCAGTTCAATGATTGTTAGTTGATGATTGATTAATGTATTCGATTTAGTATTCTCTGATTTACTTTTGTTTTGGTACTgattttggatatatatatatatatatatatatatatatatatatatatatatatatatatatatatatatatatagggaaggatttaaatgagaacgctaaatattgtgagaaccgtgagaacaaatactaaaccctaaaccctaaaccctaaagctaaaccctaattctaaaccctaaagctaaaccctaatgctaaaacCTAAAGCTAAAGGTAAAGCTAAACACTTAATGCTAAACCCTAtgcaaaccctaaagctaaagtTAAACCCAAAAGTTAAAACTaaaccttaatgctaaacccaaaagctaaaccctaaatactattgctaaaccctaatgctaaaccctaaagctaaaccctaaaccctaaggctaaaccctagtctaaaccctaaatactaatgctaaaccctaaataacacatattatacatatatgtatatttgacaatatacacacatatatagttaaaagattaacaatatacacatgtgtataaatctcaaaaaataaaaattaaaaacaaaattttaaaaaaattaaaaattagaACCTTAAAGAAAAACCTatgattttccaaaaaaaaaaaaaaaaaaattcattttgtacatttttttgcattttttgcttagggaaaatgtgtggtccagaatgcttctcaagtttctcaattagcctaatACTTCTCACATATGATCCTTATcttacatatatatgtatatgtatatatatgtatatatatacggTTTCATCCGATTTTGGTTAATAATCCATGAAGCAACCGGAGATCTTCTTGATGACGTAGCTGCTTCTGAAATGCATTATGAGGAATTTTGATTAAATCTTTATTTCCCGTCTTGTAGCTTGCATTATGTTATGTttttctatacttttattttctcCAAATCAGTTAGTCTGTTTTGTATGATTTGTTCTCGAAGATGTTAACAGGAAGACGTTGAGAAAACATGTATTTTAGGTATTGAAACATGGTTTAATGATATTATTGTTGAGACGTTAAGATCTATTATACACATGCTTCGTGTGGCTGATGGATCGAATAATAGCTTTAGTCATTAAAAAATCCGTTACAATCAGAATTTTGACCTTAGTATGTTTTGATCTATTATATCTTAAAGTAAACCTTAGTGAGGCCATTCGATCTTCTAGCTCTACTTAATGTATTTAGAACTGGGGTTGCGTTTTGCAGGATGATGTGCAACTCAAAGATGTTGGAATTCAGCTCGAACCCTTCAATCTTGAACAAGAAAGGAATGAAGGTTATTTTGACCAGACATGAATTGAATGAAGGTTATTTTTACCCTCATTCTTCAAGTATCTTTGTAGGATGCATGGCTTGATAGGATCAATTCTAATCCAAATCTTGCACAAAGACAATCTATGGCCACATACATTAAAGTTGAAGTTGCTGACCTTACAAGTCATTCTATAGGGAAAATTAAGAGACGGATTGCTGATGTGCTTGAACCAGGGGAAACGCTAAGTTTCTTGTGATGACACAATCACGTTAAATTCATATTATCATTGTGCCAGTAATCTCATCTCAAGGATAATTCTCTTTTTAGGTTCTGCAAGCTTTAAGAACGCTGAAAGGAGTTCTGGTAGTAGAAAGGAAAAGATGTCAGTTGTAACAAAAGTTGTGTTTGATCAACCAACTGAAGATGCCATGAAACTGATGGAGGATTCTGATTACAGTTGAGATGGTTTTCTTTCAAGATTTATTTTACAAACTTATTATATGAATCTGTTAACATTCTGATTAATGCTAATTTCTTGCTGCAAATATATACGATGAAAAACAGGAGGTCTTCCAAAGGAAagtgtaagtgcagttcctgcagGGTAACTatcgcttatcagttctggtcaaccaaagcagaagtccaagttaaagtcaacaataatgaagaattcaagaccacatgaggaccatgcactgatcaagggggagtttgttaatgcactttgggtgaaaagtgcatgccttccaattgttagggtctttattgtacatgtcttgaaacttagtccaaggtttatccttggacattttgtccaagttttaggctagacttttgtctgagtttttgttTAGGACAAAAGTCAGGGTTTTGTGTAGATtggtttgtctgagttttagtccctagtctatatatatgtgttgtattgGATTAGGGCAAACGACACACAATACagacacaacaacaacaacccttGAGTGCTTGGTGCACCTCACACAAGATCCCATCCATTCTCCATCACTGTGtgtattctagagagagagggagactatgtgttagtgagagaaagccaggtttagatctttgtgatctaaaccagcttgtagatgatgtatactcctttggtttgtgtaatctgtgatgactgattcatcaacaaagagattcatcttctacatatttctatcttgttcatattttgttcttcatgtcttgaatcaagtgcaatgtttgatgttcgtcatcgatccggttAGACCATtccggatcgatgacgaacatcaaacattgcacttgattcaagacatgaagaacaaaatatgaacaagatataaatatgtagaagatgaatctctttattgatgaatcagatgtttcatgtcttgtaaaagcaccggatcgatgacgaacatcaaacattgcacttgattcaagacatgaagaacaaaatatgaacaagatagaaatatgtagaagatgaatctctttattgatgaatcagtcatcacagattacacaaaccaaaggagtatacatcatctacaagttggtttagatcacaaagatctaaacctagctttctcccactaacacatagtctccctctctctctagaatacaCACAGTGATGGAGAATGGATGGGATCTTGTGTGAGGTGCACCAAGCACTCaagggttgttgttgttgttgttgtgtctGTATTGTGTGTCGTTTGCCCTAATCcaatacaacacatatatatagactagggactaaaactcagacaaaccaATCTACACAAAAACCCTGACTTTTGTCCTAaacaaaaactcagacaaaagtctagcctaaaacttggacaaaatgtccaaggataaaccttggactaagtttcaagacatgtacaataaagaccctaacaattggaaggcatgcaattttcacccaaagtgcattaacaaactcccccttgatcagtgcatggtcttgaATTCTCCATTAtcgttgactttaacttggacttctgctttggttgaccagaactgataagcgacagttaccctaCAGGAACTACACTTAcagtctcccccttaactgttgctaTCAGTTCTATCTGACATTGATATCTTCAGTCACCGGATACTGCACTTACACAAGATCATGACTGTGTTGCCAATGGTATTTTATGACTTCAATCTTGTCATTTTCCTACAACAAAGAAGGAAATAAAGTATGGATTGTGTATAATTCAGTTTACATATAATATAATGTATTTGAGAAGCTTAACATTTACCATTGTTGCGTCCCCCAAACACATGTTATTGATATCTTCACTTTTCCAAATTCTGCTACGTTTGTTCGGATTGTTAGGATGTTTCACTCTAAATGTAATGTCCCATTTCTTGAACTAGATCATGCATATCAAGCCTACCATCCACAATACTTACGAGAGCTTTTTGTCTCAACACCTCTATCCCTATTTCGGGGTGAAAATCACAAGCTTCAAGTATTTCCATTGCCTCATCTTTCTCCCACTTTCTGAAGAAACATGCAatatctaaaaatatttctttttccATATCTTTAAGTCCATCATAGCTAATTTTTAGCATTTCCACAATCTTAGTATCTGGAATATCTTTTAGTCTATCCAAGGAACTCATCCACCCCTTCTTCTTTTTGTCATATAAAAAAGAACCTAAAACCTTAAGTGCCAATGGGAGCCCAGCAGCATAAGAAATCACACGTAACGAAAGTGTCTCATAATCTTCCACCGGGTCTTTTTTGTTATATGCATGTTTATTAAAGAGCTGCATTGCCTCGTCATCTGATAATAATCTGACATGAGAGACCTCATCTACCTTGTGGGTTCTCAGCAAATGTGCATCTCTAGTTGTGATTAGTACTCGGCTCCCACTACCAAACCAACTATGTGATCCGGCTAACGCTTCCAGTTGGCTAAGGTCATTGACATCATCAAGAAGTAGCAACACTTTTCTACGACATAACATACTTTTTATCATGTGTTTTCCTTGCACGATACTGTTTACTTTCACATCTGTTTTGGAAAAAGCTGACAAAATATTTTCTTGCAATTTTTTTAAACCATGTTTGCTTGTTTCCTCCTGAACATTCTCAATAATGTGATGAACTTCAAAATAGCAAGAGACTCCCATATAAAGCGAAGATGCAATAGTAGTCTTACCACCTCCACCAACCCCCATATCCCAACCATGGACACACCATCTAACCCAATTTCTAATTGTGATTTCAAATATTGTACGCGGGTCGTCATCCCAACAAGATCTTCATTAGCTTCTGAATTTAAGGGGGACAATCTGTGAACAATAGTTTCAACAATTTCTTTGATGATTCTCGACTCATGCCTGCAAATTAGATATATATGGATGTTAAGTCACATAGAGGTAACTTAACCCATAAATGTGAAAGGATACTCCTAAACCATCTTAACGTAAAAgaaaaaatcaaattaagaaaatTCTATTTCGTAACCTTTTTTATTATTGAAACGTACACTCATTATCAAGGATCAAACAATTATAACCGGTTCAAATATTCATTACTTCACAAGCCTAGCTCAAGCAGAGTGTTGCCTCATTTAGGTTCGTCTAGCAAATAAGGCAAGACCGAAACGATATAACCTATAAAACTAGCAAAAGGAGTGAAGTTCTAATGATACTAATGCTTCACATTGAAGTCTAAGGTAGGGCTGTCTAAACTGCTCGACGATCGAAGATCGCTCGACGattgctcgaaaaatgctcgaaaaatgctcgttcgattcccgctcagtttgtaaatgagccgctcggatcggttcgattcaaattcaatccaagcatgagcaaagctccgctcgctcgtcgatcgctcggtttcgctcgaattatttttattaataattaatatatcattatattatagattttatagattaaaaaccaaaaaaaatataatagCCCAAATAAAATTAAAAGCCCAAAAAATATTCAGCCCAACTTAATATTTAATATGAAAATCTAACCTTAAATCCTATTCCTAAAACAATATTCAGTCATATCATAATTCATATTGTTAAGAACATTTTTAGAATTATGATTTGAGTTATGTATTGCTTTTGTTAGTAAAGTGTTGGACATATTTTAATTAAGTTAGaatttgtttttgttgaacaaAGCCTTATAATTCAATCGGGTGAAACCGAGCGAAAACGATCCGCTCGATTTCtttttaggatttgataaaaacCGAGCAAAACCGAGCGAAACCGAGCcgatcgattcaaattcaatccgagcatgagcatcacTTTTGCGCTCGGTTTTGCAAATTCGATCCGCTCAGATCGgatcggttgtaattcaatccgagcatgagcagaccctcgatcggattggatcggctcatgaacacccctagtCTAAGGTCACTTTGTAATTAGTAAATAGTAACTTTAGTTTGTAGTTGTAACTTATGTAATTATCTAGGGATCAATTGTGTTAAGTTTAAAACCTAAGAGCGTTCACATCCCTTCTATTAGTTTTTGTGAGGGTgttctttatattataaaaagtggttgtgagtggaggagtgATAAAAGTTACAGTACATTTGTATATttgagagcattcacatccaacactctaaaaatatacatacattccactaaaaaacaactcatatatcaatatatttccaataaaataaaatagtttttctctctccttttcaattaaataatttttttatacatttatcattacatttttctctctccttcactcacaaccactttcaatatatattaaaaaaatatagtgGGTGAatagtgtccccccaaatatacagatgaacaataacattttctctcttctccactcacaaccactttttatactctttgtATTTTAAAAACCCTACACACAGATTTTGATTCCAAGGATGTGAATGCTCCGAGGGTACATTATTCCGCCTCTATagatttttaatatattttgaaagtagtTGTGAGTGGAGAAGAGAGAAAAAATAATGATAAAATGTAACAAACGTATTACTTAATTGAAATGAGAGAGAAAACTTAGCTGTCTTTAGTGTAATTATATGGAAAAATGGTAGAagagatgtgaatgctctaatagaCTAATACCCATCAAAGTGAGAAGCTATGTATAGATGCATCCGTCCACCATAGTCACATCGATTCAGAATGGGTGCCAAGACATCTGAATTCCAAAACGTTGCGACGATT comes from the Helianthus annuus cultivar XRQ/B chromosome 4, HanXRQr2.0-SUNRISE, whole genome shotgun sequence genome and includes:
- the LOC110935530 gene encoding cysteine protease Amb a 11.0101 isoform X1, with the protein product MKINIFIIFSLSLVLILGVVESFNYHEQELESEEGFQGLYDRWREHHKVTDRSSQRFNVFKHNVRNIHKKNKMNLGYKLQINEFATMTHHEFRKTHADSKGGHFIALHGIRKTNLSSSYNDIDINAIPPRMDWREHNAVTPVKNQGQCGSCFAFAAVGAIEGINAIRTGQLLSLSEQQLLDCDSSDRTFHCDGGQVCGVFTFVKEHGGIATDEFYPYVGKREICDTSKYGHHSVTVDGTEYLPEHDEEALLKAVAHQPVTFQMDPGGDGFMFYKEGIFSGPCGMELMHAMLIVGYDQDPDGTKYWIVKNSWGEGWGEKGYVRMLRGTSIQGVCNMYGHSNFPLKSPETKNVEL
- the LOC110935530 gene encoding cysteine protease Amb a 11.0101 isoform X2, whose product is MKINIFIIFSLSLVLILGVVESFNYHEQELESEEGFQGLYDRWREHHKVTDRSSQRFNVFKHNVRNIHKKNKMNLGYKLQINEFATMTHHEFRKTHADSKGGHFIALHGIRKTNLSSSYNDIDINAIPPRMDWREHNAVTPVKNQGQCGSCFAFAAVGAIEGINAIRTGQLLSLSEQQLLDCDSSDRTFHCDGGQVCGVFTFVKEHGGIATDEFYPYVGKREICDTSKYGHHSVTVDGTEYLPEHDEEALLKAVAHQPVTFQMDPGGDGFMFYKEWTMWNGADARDVDSWIRSGS
- the LOC110935419 gene encoding disease resistance protein RUN1-like, whose translation is MGVGGGGKTTIASSLYMGVSCYFEVHHIIENVQEETSKHGLKKLQENILSAFSKTDVKVNSIVQGKHMIKSMLCRRKVLLLLDDVNDLSQLEALAGSHSWFGSGSRVLITTRDAHLLRTHKVDEVSHVRLLSDDEAMQLFNKHAYNKKDPVEDYETLSLRVISYAAGLPLALKVLGSFLYDKKKKGWMSSLDRLKDIPDTKIVEMLKISYDGLKDMEKEIFLDIACFFRKWEKDEAMEILEACDFHPEIGIEVLRQKALVSIVDGRLDMHDLVQEMGHYI